One genomic segment of Sminthopsis crassicaudata isolate SCR6 chromosome 4, ASM4859323v1, whole genome shotgun sequence includes these proteins:
- the ACKR3 gene encoding atypical chemokine receptor 3, with amino-acid sequence MDTFFDYSEPGNFTDLNWTCTSGDCITVDTVMCPSSTGRNVLLYTLSIFYIFIFVVGMIANSVVVWVNLQAKTTGYETHLYILNLAIADLCVVVTIPIWVVSLVQHNQWPMGELTCKVAHLIFSINLFGSIFFLTCMSVDRYLSVTYFTNTSCQKKKVVRRLICIFVWLLAICVSLPDAYYLKTITSAANNETYCRSIYPEHSIKEWLLGMELLSVVLGFIIPFSIIAVFYFLLARAISASGDQEKHSNQKIIFSYVIVFLICWLPYHAVVLLDIFSFLHFIPFNCQLENFLYTALHVTQCLSLVHCCVNPVLYSFINRNYRYELMKAFIFKYSAKTGLTKLIDASRVSEAEYSALEQNAK; translated from the coding sequence ATGGATACCTTCTTTGATTACTCAGAACCAGGGAATTTCACAGACCTCAATTGGACATGCACCAGCGGAGATTGCATCACCGTGGACACCGTCATGTGCCCTAGCTCGACAGGCCGAAATGTCCTGTTGTATACTCTCTccatcttttatattttcatctttgtcgTCGGGATGATAGCCAACTCAGTGGTGGTCTGGGTAAATCTTCAGGCCAAGACGACGGGTTACGAGACTCACCTGTACATCTTAAATCTGGCCATCGCCGATCTGTGTGTGGTTGTCACCATCCCCATCTGGGTGGTCTCTCTGGTCCAGCACAACCAGTGGCCCATGGGGGAGCTCACCTGCAAGGTCGCTCACCTCATTTTCTCCATCAACCTTTTCGGCAGTATCTTCTTCCTGACCTGCATGAGTGTGGACCGCTATCTCTCCGTGACCTATTTCACCAACACCAGCTGCCAAAAGAAGAAGGTCGTCCGTCGGCTCATCTGTATTTTCGTGTGGCTCCTGGCCATCTGTGTCTCCCTGCCAGACGCCTATTACCTGAAAACCATCACCTCGGCCGCCAACAACGAGACCTACTGCCGCTCTATCTACCCGGAGCACAGCATCAAGGAGTGGCTGCTGGGCATGGAGCTGCTCTCCGTGGTCCTGGGCTTCATCATCCCTTTCTCCATCATTGCCGTCTTCTATTTCCTGCTGGCCAGAGCCATCTCAGCCTCGGGGGACCAGGAGAAACACAGCAACCAGAAGATCATCTTCTCCTACGTCATCGTCTTCCTCATCTGCTGGTTACCCTACCACGCCGTGGTGCTTCTAGAcatcttctccttcctccacttTATTCCCTTCAACTGTCAGCTGGAAAACTTCCTCTACACAGCCCTCCACGTCACTCAGTGTCTGTCCCTGGTGCACTGCTGTGTCAACCCGGTACTCTACAGCTTCATTAACCGAAACTACCGGTACGAGCTGATGAAAGCTTTCATCTTCAAGTACTCGGCCAAAACCGGTCTCACCAAACTCATAGACGCCTCCAGAGTATCAGAAGCAGAATACTCTGCCTTGGAGCAGAATGCCAAATGA